One Salvelinus fontinalis isolate EN_2023a chromosome 11, ASM2944872v1, whole genome shotgun sequence DNA window includes the following coding sequences:
- the LOC129864743 gene encoding snaclec 27-like encodes MYLHESFSVITGFYTPSSCLHQYHLITNYVTWTDAQSYCRENYTDLATVDGMEDLNRLITSGSDYDLIWIGLKKGDSMKWHWSLSDRRFYREGETELRNWDTGTPQHGNCALMSTAGLWNNTSCDDQHHFICYDGECLHTNDEACSKCWRKQDTNLTYVLIQENKTWIDAQSYCRQNHTDLVSVRNQTENTEIRKNISLRGLPVWIGLFQDSWIWSDQSDSSFRNWPSCGDP; translated from the exons ATGTACCTCCATGAATCATTTTCTGTTATAACAGGGTTCTACACACCTTCCTCGTGCCTTCATCAGTATCACCTCATTACCAACTATGTGACCTGGACTGATGCCCAGAGTTACTGCAGAGAGAATTACACTGATCTGGCTACAGTAGATGGCATGGAGGACCTGAACAGGCTGATTACCAGTGGCAGTGATTATGATCTGATTTGGATCGGACTGAAGAAGGGAGACTCCATGAAGTGGCACTGGTCTCTGTCAGACAGACGtttctacagagagggggagactgaaTTAAGAAACTGGGACACTGGGACGCCCCAACATGGTAACTGTGCTTTAATGAGTACAGCTGGTCTGTGGAACAACACCTCCTGTGATGACCAGCATCACTTCATCTGTTATGATGGTGAGTGTTTACATACTAATGATGAAGCCTGTTCTAAGTGCTGGA GAAAACAAGACACCAACCTAACATACGTCTTAATTCAGGAGAACAAGACCTGGATAGATGCTCAGAGTTACTGCAGACAGAATCACACAGACCTGGTCAGTGTGAGGAACCAGACTGAGAACACAGAGATAAGGAAGAATATATCACTGAGGGGACTTCCTGTGTGGATCGGTCTGTTTCAAGACTCCTGGATATGGTCAGACCAGAGTGACTCCTCATTCAGAAACTG GCCCAGCTGTGGAGACCCCTGA
- the LOC129864744 gene encoding macrophage mannose receptor 1-like, which yields MTPKDQNLNLSDPAVQDAILQEIRIKLKEQGLPADIKVTWKKQPDGKVFHKENKGSPKKEEEEKKMKRMMTKRELQLWFYTPSSCLHQYHLITKYMNWTDAQRYCRENYTDLATVDDMEDLNRLITNVSVYDYFWIGLKKGDSMKWHWSLADRRFYREGETEFRNWDTGKSQNGNCALMSTAGLWNNTSCDDQHHFICYDGECLHTNDEACSKCWRKQDTNLTYVLIQENKTWTDAQSYCRQHHTDLVSVRNQTENTEIEKKISVRGLPVWIGLFQDSWRWSDQSDSSFRNWTLEYPDASGQNCPAVETPEKP from the exons ATGACCCCAAAGGATCAAAATCTGAACCTCAGTGATCCTGCTGTTCAGGACGCCATCTTACAAGAG ATAAGGATCAAGCTGAAGGAGCAGGGGTTACCTGCAGACATCAAAGTGACATGGAAAAAGCAGCCTGATGGGAAGGTCTTCCACAAGGAGAATAAGGGGTCTCCcaagaaagaagaggaggagaagaagatgaAGAGGATGATGACAAAGAGAGAACTCCAGTTAT GGTTCTACACACCTTCCTCGTGCCTTCATCAGTATCATCTCATTACCAAATATATGAACTGGACTGATGCCCAGAGATACTGCAGAGAGAATTACACTGATCTGGCTACAGTAGATGACATGGAGGACCTGAACAGGCTGATCACCAATGTCAGTGTTTATGATTATTTCTGGATCGGACTGAAGAAGGGAGACTCCATGAAGTGGCACTGGTCTCTGGCAGACAGACGtttctacagagagggggagactgaGTTCAGAAACTGGGACACTGGGAAATCCCAAAATGGTAACTGTGCTTTAATGAGTACAGCTGGTCTGTGGAACAACACCTCCTGTGATGACCAGCATCACTTCATCTGTTATGATGGTGAGTGTTTACATACTAATGATGAAGCCTGTTCTAAGTGCTGGA GAAAACAAGACACCAACCTAACATACGTCTTAATTCAGGAGAACAAGACCTGGACAGATGCTCAGAGTTACTGCAGACAGCATCACACAGACCTGGTCAGTGTGAGGAACCAGACTgagaacacagagatagagaagaAGATATCAGTGAGGGGACTTCCTGTGTGGATCGGTCTGTTTCAAGACTCCTGGAGATGGTCAGACCAAAGTGACTCCTCATTCAGAAACTGGACATTAGAATATCCTGATGCTTCAGGACAGAACT GCCCAGCTGTGGAGACCCCTGAGAAACCCTAA